The Sedimentisphaera salicampi genome includes a region encoding these proteins:
- a CDS encoding O-acetylhomoserine aminocarboxypropyltransferase/cysteine synthase family protein, with protein MEDKYHLDTLAIHAGYERDKQTRSVNEPIYQTTGYHYDSTEQAANLFELEEEGNIYSRLTNPTVRILEKRIAALEGGQEAVAFSSGMAAIAGVVLALCREGDNIVSSSSLYGGTSTLFTHTLKKWGIETRFADSTDPDTFAGHIDNRTKMVYFETIGNPKNDVPEIEQIVKIAHQSQVAVVCDNTVTSAMLIRPIDFGVDVVVQSCTKIIDGRGSSVGGIVVESGNFNWARGRYPDMVEPDASYHGLKLCEKFGKVALSARLRIQTLRDIGGCMSPFNAYMFLHGLSTLHLRVPRHCENALELARFLEANKFVSYVNYPGLESDPHYMNAQKYLPKGQGAILGFGIKGGIEAGKKFINSVKLASHVTNLLDSRTMVVHPASTTHQQLSEQEKIDAGVLPDFIRVSVGTEHIDDILADFEQAIKASQS; from the coding sequence ATGGAAGATAAATATCATCTGGATACGCTTGCAATCCACGCAGGCTACGAAAGAGACAAACAGACTCGAAGCGTTAATGAGCCTATCTACCAGACCACAGGTTATCATTATGACAGCACCGAGCAGGCGGCGAATTTATTTGAGCTTGAGGAAGAAGGCAATATATACTCAAGGCTTACAAATCCAACAGTTCGAATACTCGAAAAACGCATTGCAGCTCTGGAAGGGGGGCAGGAGGCGGTAGCTTTCAGCTCAGGTATGGCTGCTATTGCGGGTGTGGTTCTTGCGCTTTGCAGAGAGGGCGATAACATCGTATCCTCAAGCTCGCTCTACGGAGGAACAAGCACCCTCTTCACCCACACGCTCAAGAAATGGGGCATAGAAACGCGTTTTGCCGATTCCACCGACCCGGACACCTTCGCTGGGCATATAGACAACCGAACTAAGATGGTGTATTTCGAAACTATAGGCAACCCAAAGAACGATGTGCCCGAGATTGAGCAGATTGTAAAAATTGCCCACCAAAGTCAGGTGGCTGTTGTATGCGATAATACTGTTACCTCAGCGATGCTGATAAGGCCGATTGATTTCGGTGTGGATGTAGTTGTGCAGAGCTGCACAAAGATAATAGACGGACGCGGCTCCAGCGTAGGCGGAATCGTTGTAGAAAGCGGAAATTTCAACTGGGCACGAGGCAGATACCCTGATATGGTAGAGCCTGACGCAAGCTATCACGGCCTTAAACTGTGCGAGAAATTCGGCAAGGTAGCTCTCTCGGCGAGGCTTCGCATACAAACCCTTAGGGATATCGGGGGCTGTATGTCTCCCTTTAATGCTTATATGTTTCTGCACGGCCTTTCAACGCTTCATCTCCGAGTACCGAGGCACTGCGAAAATGCCCTCGAGCTGGCGAGATTCCTCGAGGCAAACAAGTTTGTAAGCTATGTAAACTATCCCGGCCTTGAAAGCGATCCGCATTATATGAATGCTCAGAAATATCTGCCTAAAGGGCAGGGGGCAATTCTGGGCTTCGGGATTAAAGGCGGCATTGAAGCTGGCAAGAAGTTTATAAACAGTGTTAAGCTCGCCTCTCACGTAACAAACCTGCTCGACAGCAGAACGATGGTGGTTCATCCAGCCTCAACCACCCATCAGCAGCTCTCTGAGCAAGAGAAAATTGATGCCGGCGTGCTGCCGGATTTTATCAGGGTATCTGTGGGAACTGAACACATTGATGATATCCTTGCCGATTTTGAGCAGGCAATAAAGGCATCCCAGAGCTGA